In the genome of Triticum urartu cultivar G1812 chromosome 5, Tu2.1, whole genome shotgun sequence, one region contains:
- the LOC125511225 gene encoding DNA-directed RNA polymerase II subunit RPB1-like, translated as MDARFAHSPAEAAKVQLVQFGILSPDEIRQMSVAVIEHAETMEKGKPKPGGLSDPRLGTIDRRTKCETCMAGMAECPGHFGHLELAKPMFHIGFIKTVLSIMRCVCFNCSKILADEDEDEKGNNKFKQALKIKNPKNRLRKIQEACKSKKVCSAGEDDLEGQDTDEPVKKRGGCGAQQPKITVDGMKMVAEFKATNKKNGDQDQLPEPVERKQILSANRVLNVLKRISDEDCLLLGLDPKYARPDWMILQVLPIPPPPVRPSVMMDTYSRSEDDLTHQLAMIIRHNENLRRQERNGAPAHIITEFAQLLQFHIATYFDNDLPGQPRATQRSGRPIKSICSRLKAKEGRVRGNLMGKRVDFSARTVITPDPNINIDELGVPWSIALNLTYPETVTPYNIERLKELVEYGPHPPPGKTGAKYIIREDGQRLDLRYLKKSSDQHLELGYKVERHLVDGDFVLFNRQPSLHKMSIMGHRIKIMPYSTFRLNLSVTSPYNADFDGDEMNMHVPQSFETRAEVLELMMVPKCIVSPQANKPVMGIVQDTLLGCRKITKRDTLIEKDVFMNILMWWEDFDGKVPTPAILKPKPIWTGKQVFNLIIPKQINLIRFSAWHDADAEKESGYITPSDTMVRIEKGELLSGILCKKTLGTSMGSLIHVIWEEVGPDAARKFLGHTQWLVNYWLLQNGFSIGIGDTIADAGTMGKINDTIADAKKAVNELIKEARDKKLEPEPGRTMMESFENRVNHVLNKARDDAGSSAQKSLSESNNLKAMVTAGSKGSFINISQMTACVGQQNVEGKRIPFGFAGRTLPHFSQNDNGPESRGFVQNSYLRGLTPEEFFFHAMGGREGLIDTAVKTSETGYIQRRLVKAMEDIMVKYDGTVRNSLGDVIQFLYGEDGMDAVWIEPQKLDTLGMKKAEFDNVFRYKLDDENWRPTYMSPEQADDLKTIRDIRIVFEAEIQKLEADRLQLGTEIAATGDITWPMPVNLKRLIWNAQKTFKIDLRRPSDMHPMEIVEAMDKLQERLKVVPGDDAMSIEAQKNATLLFNILLRSTFASKRILKEYKLTRESFEWVIGEIESRFHQSLVAPGEMIGCVAAQSIGEPATQMTLNTFHYAGVSAKNVTLGVPRLREIINVAKKIKTPSLSVFLKPEVSKKKELAKNVQCALEYTTLRSVTHATEIWYDPDPLGTTIEEDVEFVKSYYEMPDEDIDPDKLSPWLLRIELNREMMVDKRLSMAEIAEKIRHEFDDDLSCIFNDDNADKLILRIRIKNDDETPKQDEDDDVFLKKVESNMLTEMALGGIADINKVFIKEKKVNRFDENDGFTQKEEWMLDTEGVNLLAVMCHEDVDATTTRSNHLIEVIEVLGIEAVRRSLLDELRVVISFDGSYVNYRHLAILCDTMTYRGHLMAITRHGINRNDTGPLMRCSFEETVDILLDAAVYAESDYLRGVTENIMLGQLAPIGTGGCGLYLNEEMLKQAIELQLPSYVEGLDYGYGMASAHSSISGTPYHDGGMMSPVLSPNFRASPVTGAQFSPYVGGMAFSPVPSNYSQSYTSGPPSYSPTSLSYSPTSPIYSPVSPICSSASTVYSPTSPVYSPTSLSYSPTSPVYSPTSPVYSRTSLAYSPTSPSYSPTSPLYSPTSPSYSPTLPSSYSPTSPGYSPTSPSYSPTSPNYSPTSPNYSLTSPSYSPTSPNYCPTSPSYSPTSPNYCPTSPSYSPTSPNYCPTSPSYSPTSPNYCPTSPSYSPTSPNYCPTSPSYSPTSPNYCPTSPSYSPTSPNYCPRSPSYSPTSPSYSPSHAYSPSSPKMMSPYSQAPPNYSPASPTYSPTSPSYAQPSPSYSPTSPHTTSGGPSPDYSPTSPNYSPSASYSPSSTGPQTTDMDDETAT; from the exons ATGGACGCGCGGTTCGCGCACTCGCCGGCGGAGGCGGCCAAGGTGCAGCTGGTGCAGTTCGGCATCCTCAGCCCCGACGAAATC AGACAAATGTCGGTGGCGGTGATAGAGCATGCAGAGACCATGGAGAAGGGGAAGCCCAAGCCTGGTGGTCTGAGCGACCCTCGCCTGGGCACCATTGACCGCAGAACCAAGTGCGAGACATGCATGGCCGGGATGGCCGAGTGCCCGGGCCACTTCGGCCACCTCGAGCTCGCAAAGCCCATGTTCCACATCGGCTTCATCAAGACCGTGCTCTCCATCATGCGCTGCGTCTGCTTCAACTGCTCCAAGATCCTCGCCGACGAGGATGAGGATGAG AAGGGTAATAACAAGTTCAAGCAGGCTCTGAAAATCAAGAACCCAAAAAATAGATTACGAAAAATACAGGAGGCTTGCAAGAGCAAAAAGGTTTGCTCTGCGGGTGAGGATGATCTTGAGGGTCAGGACACCGATGAGCCAGTGAAGAAAAGAGGTGGCTGTGGTGCTCAGCAGCCAAAGATCACAGTTGATGGTATGAAGATGGTTGCAGAGTTTAAAGCAACAAACAAGAAGAACGGCGATCAAGATCAACTCCCTGAACCAGTGGAGCGAAAGCAAATTCTCTCTGCCAATAGG GTTCTTAATGTTCTCAAGCGCATAAGTGATGAGGATTGTCTTTTGTTGGGCCTGGATCCTAAATATGCTCGTCCTGATTGGATGATACTGCAAGTCCTTCCAATTCCTCCGCCGCCTGTGAGACCATCTGTCATGATGGACACTTACTCCAGAAGTGAG GACGATTTGACTCATCAATTAGCGATGATAATTCGGCATAATGAGAATCTGAGGAGGCAAGAGAGAAATGGAGCCCCAGCCCACATTATAACAGAGTTTGCTCAGTTGTTGCAGTTTCACATTGCAACATACTTCGACAATGATCTTCCAGGGCAACCAAGG GCCACTCAGCGTTCTGGAAGGCCTATCAAGTCAATCTGCAGCAGGCTGAAAGCAAAAGAAGGCCGGGTTAGAGGAAACTTAATGGGGAAGCGCGTTGATTTCTCAGCTCGTACCGTCATCACACCAGACCCGAATATCAACATTGATGAATTGGGGGTGCCATGGAGTATTGCTTTGAATCTGACATACCCAGAAACTGTTACTCCATATAACATCGAGAG GTTGAAAGAACTGGTAGAATATGGGCCTCACCCTCCCCCAGGTAAGACAGGTGCCAAGTACATTATCAGGGAAGATGGCCAGAGGCTGGATCTTCGCTATCTGAAGAAAAGTAGTGATCAGCATTTGGAGCTGGGTTACAAG GTGGAAAGGCACCTTGTTGATGGAGATTTTGTTCTTTTCAACCGGCAGCCCAGTCTTCACAAAATGTCTATCATGGGGCATCGCATCAAAATCATGCCCTACTCAACTTTCCGCCTCAACTTGTCTGTCACATCACCATACAATGCAGATTTTGATGGGGAtgaaatgaatatgcatgttccCCAGTCATTTGAAACCAGAGCTGAGGTTTTAGAGTTGATGATGGTGCCAAAGTGTATTGTGTCACCTCAGGCGAATAAACCTGTTATGGGTATTGTCCAGGACACACTTCTTGGCTGTCGAAAAATTACCAAAAGGGATACTCTCATCGAAAAG GATGTATTTATGAACATCTTAATGTGGTGGGAAGATTTTGATGGGAAGGTCCCTACCCCTGCCATTTTGAAACCAAAGCCGATTTGGACAGGCAAACAAGTTTTCAACTTGATTATCCCCAAGCAAATCAATTTAATTAGATTTTCAGCCTGGCATGATGCTGATGCTGAAAAAGAAAGCGGATATATTACTCCCAGCGATACTATGGTACGGATAGAGAAGGGAGAGCTTCTGTCTGGTATACTTTGCAAAAAAACACTTGGGACATCAATGGGAAGTCTTATTCATGTTATTTG GGAAGAGGTAGGGCCAGATGCTGCGCGCAAGTTCTTGGGTCATACACAGTGGCTGGTCAACTACTGGCTTCTGCAAAATGGTTTCAGTATTGGAATCGGGGATACAATTGCAGATGCAGGTACTATGGGTAAGATTAATGATACAATTGCAGATGCTAAGAAGGCTGTGAATGAGCTTATCAAGGAAGCGCGTGACAAGAAGTTGGAACCTGAGCCAGGACGCACAATGATGGAATCATTTGAAAATAGAGTGAATCAT GTTCTTAACAAGGCTCGTGATGATGCTGGTAGTAGTGCTCAGAAGAGTTTGTCTGAGAGCAACAATTTGAAAGCTATGGTTACTGCAGGCTCAAAAGGCAGTTTCATTAATATTTCGCAGATGACTGCTTGCGTCGGACAGCAGAATGTTGAGGGCAAGAGGATCCCATTTGGATTTGCTGGTCGTACATTGCCCCACTTCTCGCAAAATGACAACGGTCCCGAAAGCCGTGGATTCGTGCAGAACTCTTACCTTCGAGGCCTGACACCAGAGGAATTCTTCTTCCATGCTATGGGTGGTAGAGAAGGTTTGATCGATACTGCTGTAAAAACTTCTGAGACTGGATATATTCAGCGGAGGCTCGTGAAGGCCATGGAggacatcatggtgaaatatgaTGGTACCGTGAGGAACTCCCTGGGTGATGTCATTCAGTTCTTGTATGGAGAAGATGGCATGGATGCTGTTTGGATTGAACCGCAGAAATTGGACACCCTGGGGATGAAAAAGGCCGAGTTTGACAACGTATTTCGTTACAAACTGGATGATGAGAACTGGAGGCCCACTTACATGTCGCCTGAACAAGCTGATGATTTGAAGACCATTCGTGATATCAGAATTGTGTTTGAGGCAGAGATTCAGAAATTAGAAGCTGACAGATTACAGCTTGGGACTGAAATTGCCGCGACTGGCGACATTACATGGCCTATGCCTGTCAACCTCAAGCGGCTTATCTGGAATGCTCAAAAGACTTTCAAGATTGATTTGAGAAGACCTTCTGACATGCACCCGATGGAAATTGTGGAAGCAATGGATAAGTTGCAAGAAAGACTCAAGGTTGTCCCAGGAGACGATGCCATGAGCATCGAGGCTCAGAAGAATGCTACTCTGCTCTTCAATATCCTGCTCCGTAGCACATTTGCTAGTAAGAGGATATTGAAAGAATACAAGCTCACAAGGGAATCTTTCGAATGGGTCATCGGTGAGATAGAATCGAGATTCCACCAGTCTTTGGTAGCTCCTGGTGAGATGATTGGATGCGTAGCTGCACAGTCCATTGGAGAACCAGCAACTCAGATGACGCTGAATACTTTCCATTATGCTGGTGTTAGCGCCAAGAATGTCACCCTTGGTGTCCCCAGGTTAAGGGAGATCATTAACGTCGCCAAGAAGATAAAGACCCCGTCGTTGTCTGTTTTCCTAAAGCCTGAGGTGAGCAAGAAGAAAGAATTGGCCAAGAATGTCCAGTGTGCCTTGGAGTACACTACGCTACGTAGCGTGACCCATGCCACCGAGATATGGTATGATCCTGATCCTCTAGGAACCACCATTGAAGAGGATGTGGAATTTGTCAAGTCATATTATGAAATGCCTGATGAGGATATTGACCCGGATAAGCTGTCTCCTTGGCTGCTGCGTATCGAACTGAACCGTGAGATGATGGTAGATAAGAGGTTGAGCATGGCTGAAATTGCAGAGAAGATCAGACATGAATTTGATGATGACTTGTCATGCATATTCAATGATGATAACGCGGATAAGCTCATTCTTCGTATCCGCATTAAAAATGATGATGAAACTCCAAAAcaggatgaggatgatgatgtctTCCTCAAGAAGGTTGAGAGTAACATGTTGACTGAGATGGCCCTTGGAGGCATTGCAGATATTAACAAGGTCTTCATCAAAGAGAAGAAGGTGAATAGATTTGATGAAAATGATGGTTTCACTCAAAAAGAAGAGTGGATGCTTGATACAGAAGGTGTAAACCTCTTGGCAGTGATGTGCCACGAGGATGTTGACGCTACAACGACAAGGAGTAACCATCTGATCGAAGTGATTGAGGTTCTTGGGATCGAGGCTGTCCGCAGGTCTCTCTTGGATGAGCTGAGGGTGGTGATATCTTTTGATGGGTCCTATGTGAACTACAGGCATCTGGCCATTCTCTGCGATACCATGACATACAGAGGTCACCTGATGGCTATTACTAGGCACGGTATCAATCGTAATGACACAGGACCTCTCATGAGATGTTCTTTTGAAGAAACAGTGGATATCTTGCTTGATGCTGCTGTGTATGCGGAGTCTGATTACCTGAGAGGTGTCACCGAGAACATTATGCTTGGCCAGCTCGCTCCTATTGGTACAGGAGGCTGTGGATTGTATCTGAATGAGGAGATGCTGAAGCAGGCCATTGAGCTTCAACTCCCGAGCTATGTTGAAGGTCTGGACTATGGCTATGGCATGGCATCAGCGCATTCATCCATCTCCGGGACACCGTACCATGATGGAGGAATGATGTCGCCAGTGCTGAGTCCAAATTTCCGGGCTTCCCCCGTTACAGGTGCTCAGTTCTCGCCATATGTTGGGGGCATGGCATTCTCTCCCGTCCCATCAAACTACAGCCAATCCTATACGTCTGGCCCTCCTTCCTACAGTCCGACCAGTCTATCATACTCGCCAACATCGCCAATCTATAGTCCGGTATCGCCGATCTGTAGTTCGGCATCGACAGTTTATAGTCCAACATCCCCAGTTTATAGCCCGACATCCCTTTCATATAGCCCAACATCGCCAGTTTATAGTCCAACATCGCCAGTTTATAGCCGGACATCTCTTGCATACAGCCCCACGTCACCATCCTATAGTCCAACATCGCCACTCTATAGCCCAACATCACCATCATACAGTCCTACATTGCCCTCATCATACAGCCCTACGTCGCCTGGTTACAGCCCGACGTCACCGAGCTACAGCCCGACATCACCGAACTACAGCCCTACGTCACCGAACTACAGCCTGACATCACCGAGCTACAGCCCTACTTCACCGAACTACTGCCCGACGTCACCGAGCTACAGCCCTACTTCACCGAACTACTGCCCGACGTCACCGAGCTACAGCC